The DNA window CCGGGCGGCCGGGTGAGGCTGCCCGCTGCGGTCCATAAGCTCATCCCAGCTGGGGGATCGATACCGTGTCCAGTCCATGCCTTCTCCGTGTTGTCACCACGGGCCGACGTACCACGTCCATCGATCAGCCCTCCCCTTGGTTCCAACATGCACCCAAGCATGGGCGTCGTCAAGGCGGCAATGGCAACACAGGTCGCCATGCGTCGCTCCCTTGGACCGGTTCAGTCCAGTTGCGACAAATCCACCAGCTGCAGGGTACCTGCCGGCGGCTGATGCACAGGCCAGAGCCGGGCCAGGGTTTCGCCGCTCAGCGGCTCGCGGAATTCCGGCTCCAGATCCAGCATCGGCTTCAAAACGAAGGGCTGGCACCATTCCTGACGGGGAATCCGCAGACCGTCGGCATCAATGATCCGCTGATCGACAAACACGATATCGATGTCCAGGGTACGGTTGGAAAAACGCGGCTGATCACGACGCCGGCCTTCCCTGTCCTCCAGTGCATGCAGCCAGCCCTTGAGATCCAGCGGCTCCATGTCGGTATCCAGGCTCACGGCCAGGTTGATGAACGGATGACCGTCAAAACCTACCGAGGCACTGCGATAGGCCGGCGAGACTTCGACTCGCCTGAAACGCTCCCGCAGGGCGGCCACCGCCGCCCGCAGATGTCGCCCCGGTGACTGATTCGAGCCCAGGCTCAGGTAGACCCGGCTCATGCGCCCGGCACGGTCGTCGCCGCCTCCCGCATGCCGGCACCGATCGCCCGCAGATCCGTCCCTGCCGGCTGCTGATACAGGCGCAGACCAAAGCGTGGCAGCTGGATCAGAAGATGCTCGAAAATATCGCTCTGCACGGCCTCGTAGCCGGCCAGCGCGGTTTCCTGGGTAAAGCACCACAGCTCCAGAGGCAGCCCTTCGCCGCTGATCGGCAATTGGCGCACCACCACCGCCAGATCCTGACGAATGCGTGGATGCCGTTCCAGATAATCTCTGGCATAGGTACGGAACAGGCCAAGATTGGTCGCCTGCCAGCCAGCACCGGAACGGCCGTCCGGCAGGCCCGGCAACTGCCCTTGCAGATAGGCGGTCGCGGCCTCGCCCGGCCAGATGCCGGCGGCCGCTTCCGGGGTCAGTTCGGTCACGCTGGATGCATCCAGCAGCAGGGCACGTTTGATACGGCGGCCACCGGCCTCGACCATGCCGCGCCAGTTCTGGTAGCTCTCGCTCATCAGCTTCCAGGTCGGAATGGTGACGATGGTCTGGTCGAAATTGCGCACCTTGACTGCATGCAGACCGATATCCAGCACATGGCCATCCGCGCCCGCCGCCGGCAGGGTGATCCAGTCACCGACCCGCAGCATGTCATTGGTCGACAGCTGGACGCCGGCCACAAAGCCCAGGATGGTGTCCTTGAACACCAGCAGCAAGACCGCCGACATCGCTCCCAGTCCGGACAGCAGCAGACCGATCTGGCGGCCGGTGACGACGCCGACGATGACCAGGCCGGTGAAGATCATCACCACCAGCCGGGCCAGCTGCACCAGACCCTTCAACGACTGGCGCTGAACCGGGCCACCCTGGCGGTACAGCTGATCCAGCCCCGACAGCAGGGAACTGACGGCCATGCCCATGCAGAACACCAGCCAGGCTTCAGCCAGCCGGGCAATACCTTCGTCATAACGGTCAGGCACGCCAGGAATCAGCACGATGCCGTACTGGATGATCATCGGCGGCACGGCACGCGCCAGCCAGCGGGCCACGCCATGGTCCAGCAGCACGTCATCCCAGACCCAGCGGGTCCGCAATGCCAGCGTGTGCAGCACGCGCTGCACGATCCATTGCACCAGCAGGCCGATCAGCCAGGCCCCCAGAAACAGCCCGGCCACCAGGATGGACGCCCGCAGTCCGCCGTTGACCGGCAGATAATGTTCCAGATTCATCCACATTCCGAGTTCAGTCCGGCCGTTGTCCGCGTTCGATCCGCACACCCACTGCACGCGCTCCGCGCACCGCCCCCGGCTTGGACAGCTTCAAGCGAACCCAGACCACGCCGAACTCTTCGCGAATGATCGCGGCGCAGCGCTCGGCCAGCGTCTCGACCAGCCCGAACTGCGACTCGCCGACATAGCTGATCAGCCGCTTGGAGACATCCTTGTAATTCAAGGTCAGGTTGATGTCGTCGGTGGCGGCCGGCGGGCGATTGTCGAACGCCATCTCGATATCCAGGGCCAGCGTCTGACGAACCCGCCGCTCCCAGTCATAAATGCCGATCACGGCATCGATCCGCAGATCTTCAATAAAAACGATATCCATGCCGGATAGGATTTGGCAAAGCGCCTTCCCATGCAAGAGGGACGTGGCCGCAGCGCCGGACGGCAAGCTCGCCACCGGCGCCGGACGACGGCCCGGGCAGCTTCAGCCGACAGCCTCCAGACTCTCCAGATCCCAGCGCGGCACGACTGTTGCC is part of the Frateuria aurantia DSM 6220 genome and encodes:
- the folK gene encoding 2-amino-4-hydroxy-6-hydroxymethyldihydropteridine diphosphokinase, which gives rise to MSRVYLSLGSNQSPGRHLRAAVAALRERFRRVEVSPAYRSASVGFDGHPFINLAVSLDTDMEPLDLKGWLHALEDREGRRRDQPRFSNRTLDIDIVFVDQRIIDADGLRIPRQEWCQPFVLKPMLDLEPEFREPLSGETLARLWPVHQPPAGTLQLVDLSQLD
- a CDS encoding mechanosensitive ion channel family protein translates to MNLEHYLPVNGGLRASILVAGLFLGAWLIGLLVQWIVQRVLHTLALRTRWVWDDVLLDHGVARWLARAVPPMIIQYGIVLIPGVPDRYDEGIARLAEAWLVFCMGMAVSSLLSGLDQLYRQGGPVQRQSLKGLVQLARLVVMIFTGLVIVGVVTGRQIGLLLSGLGAMSAVLLLVFKDTILGFVAGVQLSTNDMLRVGDWITLPAAGADGHVLDIGLHAVKVRNFDQTIVTIPTWKLMSESYQNWRGMVEAGGRRIKRALLLDASSVTELTPEAAAGIWPGEAATAYLQGQLPGLPDGRSGAGWQATNLGLFRTYARDYLERHPRIRQDLAVVVRQLPISGEGLPLELWCFTQETALAGYEAVQSDIFEHLLIQLPRFGLRLYQQPAGTDLRAIGAGMREAATTVPGA
- the folB gene encoding dihydroneopterin aldolase; this encodes MDIVFIEDLRIDAVIGIYDWERRVRQTLALDIEMAFDNRPPAATDDINLTLNYKDVSKRLISYVGESQFGLVETLAERCAAIIREEFGVVWVRLKLSKPGAVRGARAVGVRIERGQRPD